The proteins below are encoded in one region of Ostrea edulis chromosome 3, xbOstEdul1.1, whole genome shotgun sequence:
- the LOC125673877 gene encoding methylosome protein 50-like isoform X1, whose amino-acid sequence MDQIPAAMDRHLDVIQCRKDGGILLGASGLTGRYWLGSLWFYSNPDVAPDVEKCTAGVQLEAGFKEAVWLDDTKVLVGLDTGGVALWELVDNFHTFVHLSGAVEHDDIVTSVGVVSGGKKAVSAGADRCVKVWDLENMYSTNTYRAHADVVECVSCHPTDSALFLSCSADGSVFLWDTRKSRPVSDIGGFPPPILPVDRVDTSPLKHSPKQVVWQPDSHHFAVGGECGQLVVKDTRKAVGATLSLDCHSRAVTKLSFCKENPGLLASASEDGTAVVLSIDKESGRQIFQDSSHTDFVTGLSWQGGDNLFTCSWDSKVKRHCVSKCEQTSEDTVVVRMETDCIEKENVKKKMASISLVCNGNGAEVEST is encoded by the exons ATGGATCAAATCCCGGCCGCCATGGATCGGCACTTAGACGTGATTCAGTGTCGCAAAG ATGGTGGGATCCTGCTGGGAGCCTCCGGATTAACGGGTCGATACTGGCTGGGATCTCTGTGGTTCTACTCCAATCCAGATGTGGCTCCGGATGTGGAGAAGTGCACTGCTGGAGTGCAGCTGGAGGCCGGATTTAAGGAGGCTGTGTGGCTGGATGATACCAAAGTATTAGTGGGATTAGACACAG GTGGTGTTGCATTATGGGAACTAGTGGATAATTTCCACACGTTTGTCCACCTAAGTGGTGCAGTCGAGCATGACGACATTGTGACCTCAGTGGGCGTGGTCAGTGGAGGAAAGAAGGCTGTCTCTGCTGGTGCTGACCGTTG TGTTAAAGTTTGGGATTTAGAAAATATGTACTCTACAAACACATACAGAG cTCACGCTGACGTGGTGGAGTGTGTCAGTTGTCATCCAACAGACTCCGCTCTTTTTTTGTCATGTTCAGCG gATGGCAGTGTGTTTCTCTGGGACACGCGGAAATCAAGACCTGTGTCGGATATAGGTGGGTTTCCTCCGCCAATTCTCCCTGTAGATAGAGTAG ACACATCACCACTCAAACATTCCCCCAAACAAGTTGTGTGGCAGCCAGACTCGCATCATTTTGCAGTGGGCGGAGAATGTGGACAGTTGGTTGTCAAGGATACAAGGAAGGCGGTTGGAGCAACATTGTCTCTGGACTGCCATTCCCGAGCAGTCACAAAGTTGTCGTTTTGTAAAGAAAA TCCAGGTCTTTTAGCCTCAGCTTCAGAAGATGGCACAGCTGTAGTTTTATCTATAGACAAAGAATCTGGTAGACAAAT ATTCCAAGACAGCTCCCATACTGATTTTGTGACAGGTCTAAGCTGGCAAGGAGGGGACAATCTCTTCACATGTAGTTGGGACTCAAAAGTCAAAAGACACTGTGTATCAAAGTGTGAACAGACTTCTGAGGACACTGTGGTTGTTAGAATGGAGACGGACTGTATAGAAAAGGAGAATGTGAAGAAAAAGATGGCCAGTATTTCTTTAGTTTGTAATGGAAACGGTGCTGAAGTGGAATCGACATGA
- the LOC125673877 gene encoding methylosome protein 50-like isoform X2: protein MDQIPAAMDRHLDVIQCRKDGGILLGASGLTGRYWLGSLWFYSNPDVAPDVEKCTAGVQLEAGFKEAVWLDDTKVLVGLDTGGVALWELVDNFHTFVHLSGAVEHDDIVTSVGVVSGGKKAVSAGADRCVKVWDLENMYSTNTYRAHADVVECVSCHPTDSALFLSCSADGSVFLWDTRKSRPVSDIDTSPLKHSPKQVVWQPDSHHFAVGGECGQLVVKDTRKAVGATLSLDCHSRAVTKLSFCKENPGLLASASEDGTAVVLSIDKESGRQIFQDSSHTDFVTGLSWQGGDNLFTCSWDSKVKRHCVSKCEQTSEDTVVVRMETDCIEKENVKKKMASISLVCNGNGAEVEST from the exons ATGGATCAAATCCCGGCCGCCATGGATCGGCACTTAGACGTGATTCAGTGTCGCAAAG ATGGTGGGATCCTGCTGGGAGCCTCCGGATTAACGGGTCGATACTGGCTGGGATCTCTGTGGTTCTACTCCAATCCAGATGTGGCTCCGGATGTGGAGAAGTGCACTGCTGGAGTGCAGCTGGAGGCCGGATTTAAGGAGGCTGTGTGGCTGGATGATACCAAAGTATTAGTGGGATTAGACACAG GTGGTGTTGCATTATGGGAACTAGTGGATAATTTCCACACGTTTGTCCACCTAAGTGGTGCAGTCGAGCATGACGACATTGTGACCTCAGTGGGCGTGGTCAGTGGAGGAAAGAAGGCTGTCTCTGCTGGTGCTGACCGTTG TGTTAAAGTTTGGGATTTAGAAAATATGTACTCTACAAACACATACAGAG cTCACGCTGACGTGGTGGAGTGTGTCAGTTGTCATCCAACAGACTCCGCTCTTTTTTTGTCATGTTCAGCG gATGGCAGTGTGTTTCTCTGGGACACGCGGAAATCAAGACCTGTGTCGGATATAG ACACATCACCACTCAAACATTCCCCCAAACAAGTTGTGTGGCAGCCAGACTCGCATCATTTTGCAGTGGGCGGAGAATGTGGACAGTTGGTTGTCAAGGATACAAGGAAGGCGGTTGGAGCAACATTGTCTCTGGACTGCCATTCCCGAGCAGTCACAAAGTTGTCGTTTTGTAAAGAAAA TCCAGGTCTTTTAGCCTCAGCTTCAGAAGATGGCACAGCTGTAGTTTTATCTATAGACAAAGAATCTGGTAGACAAAT ATTCCAAGACAGCTCCCATACTGATTTTGTGACAGGTCTAAGCTGGCAAGGAGGGGACAATCTCTTCACATGTAGTTGGGACTCAAAAGTCAAAAGACACTGTGTATCAAAGTGTGAACAGACTTCTGAGGACACTGTGGTTGTTAGAATGGAGACGGACTGTATAGAAAAGGAGAATGTGAAGAAAAAGATGGCCAGTATTTCTTTAGTTTGTAATGGAAACGGTGCTGAAGTGGAATCGACATGA
- the LOC125673891 gene encoding transmembrane protein 216-like: MATTGQPPRQNKGRVQIVRSSLPYQVLLYLNGWYFAFFFLCEILIYVYKGENLPYADNVLPAEVILVFILAGIEALRIFFAQKGNLTERIVGVVISILLSIPAILGTLYLILWQTYVLRVDVILAAIQAAFIGLELIFGIICMITFARATPY; the protein is encoded by the exons ATGGCGACCACGGGACAGCCGCCGCGGCAAAACAAAG gCAGAGTGCAGATTGTT AGATCATCATTACCATATCAAGTCCTCCTCTACCTAAATGGATGGTACTTCGCATTCTTTTTTCTGTGTGAAATCTTAATTTATGTATACAAAG GTGAAAACTTGCCCTACGCAGACAATGTGTTACCTGCAGAAGTGATCTTGGTTTTCATTTTGGCTGGAATAGAAGCGTTAAGAATATTTTTTG CTCAAAAAGGGAATTTGACGGAGCGGATAGTGGGCGTGGTTATATCAATATTACTGAGTATTCCCGCCATATTGGGGACACTTTACCTTATCTTATGGCAGACCTACGTATTACGAGTAGACGTCATTTTAGCTGCAATTCAGGCTGCCTTCATAGGACTGGAGCTAATATTCGGAATCATCTGCATGATAACATTTGCCAG GGCAACACCATACTAA